The Thunnus maccoyii chromosome 12, fThuMac1.1, whole genome shotgun sequence genomic interval aaaataagcaaaattGTTTTCCCGTACCCTCTCATGTCCCACAACAACCTCACACAAACACCCTACTGCCGAAAATGTCTCACCCCTCTAACGTGGGCACTCCTTCATGGCGCGTACCCTGACGTCGAGGAACGTGTCGACCCCGTGGCTGCCGCGCACTGTATCGCTGCCGTGATGCCATTTCCCGTTCTCTCCGGTTTTCTGTCTCTCGGTTATCCTCTGTGGGCAGCCGGGTTCGaaggtcaaagttttcatcAAAAATCCCAAGGGCGAATGGACCGTACCCAGAGGGAAATGTGAATAAGTGTTGGGGATCCAAGTTCTagtaggggaaaaaaaaaaacaacacacggGCAAAGTGTCAAAGTCAAAACATGGTTcagtgagtaaaatgttttcGTGCTCCGGCTGATTTAACAAGTCACACTGACCTCAAAGGCCGGGCGGTTCTGATCACTGGTGGAGGATGTAGATGTGGATCCATTTTCAGTACTGCATGAACACAGTGGTAAAGAAAGTGAAACGATCAAAACACCCACTTGAACatcaaattaatcaaaattCATGGGACCTACAACACTTTTACATACCTTCTTTCCTCAGGCAATTCCTCAATGAATCCAGATTCACAGCGTGGACAGGTGTAGTCCTAcagtgaaaatataaatatgaatatatatagtATGTCTACAGCATGATCAACATATACAGTTGTCTGTTTATTAGGTAGACTATGTTAAAACTAATGCACTCTAATCAAAAGGACACTATAATAGAATAGTAGAAACACAATACAATTGAAgcaacacaaactacagcttTCAGAAGAGAATATAGCAGATAGAAATAATGATGGTGGAAATTATCTTAAGCATTGGGAAAAGTTCATTGTAGTTGAGAATTGTTAaggaatgtgtttttgttatttgtctttgtattcaacataatgttattattttgtataaGACAATGAGGATGgagaatttctgtttttgttctttgttgtcAGGCTTGGTAGTAAATGTGTGGTTTGGTCtttgtacagtgtgtttgtggtttctgCTGGTAACATTTTGGCGGGCCGCCACGCCAAAATCTTTGCCgctacagcaaaaaaaaaaacaatcatcttTAAGGTGGTCATAAAAGTCAGTGCGAGCTGTCTGAAGTCagtctttttctcatctttaaGCTCCGTTAAAatgcaagagagagaaaaagagagagaagcagtggtcgagcaagctagagagtggatgaggagagggagcaTTGATAACGTTAGTGaggaagctggtgaatcagatcaataaaacattattttctgattgttacAACggttataaataaataagcccACAACCGCGCAAACCTGCGGAGGTGCGCTGCAACGCTTGATAATGTTATTAGTCTTGTTAAGCTCCTTCTTCCCTTCAAGataagaaaatgtcaaaatatgtcaaaatgaTCGCCTTCATTGCCGGTGGAGCAcgttgtatttgtttttctgtcaagttCTCCATTGCTTGCAGTCTCTCCAggacacacacttcacttccttcttgCCCCCGGAGTTGGTTCCAGGCAGAAACCGGCGCGGTGTCATTGCGCCATCTATGGGATTTAGCGAGCTGActcatgtcaggaaaaaatggaaaccAGCGTCGTGGTAAGACTACAAAATGTGAATCGATTCTTGGAATTTCTGAATCGATTTTGAATTGGCAGAGATAGAATCGCGATTCTTATGTGAATCGATTTTTTGCGCACCCCTACTTTCTAATGTATGAACAGATTAATAAacgaaaacacacactgaatccTCCAGCAACGAGCGCGTGGTAACGaaaacctcctcctctcccgGCTTATTCATGATCAAAAACAGCCAACGGGttaacaaaacagaaacttgTAGTCACAATTTTCAGACCTAAACCTCGAAgtttgtgtgacactcaaaacaatttatccaccattttacagccatGACAGTAGGTTATGACCAGTGGTGTATACTGGGCCATggggcatactgggacaaatcccaTGTTTTTGGGCCGGTGGACTGTCAAaatgtatcatctcaacatttctaaagtgacgtagttcacatgcgatctatatgagctgatctttTCTCCTATTAGGAAGAGGAGGGGttggtggatggttagtaagtttcttcTTGGAAGTTGGAAGTCAACAGAGAGtacggttcgagaccacctaGAAACCAATGTtcgtttcaaccgacaaaagcgggtttattttttttcaacccAAAcgatgatctttccctaaacaaatggtctttgtgcctaaacctaaccagaccttaaccacagcgttgtcacaccataaaacatcattattcaacggatAGTTAGATAGAATGgacgtttgtagaaatgttgatatgatacgtattacacgtgttgaaacgtatatattcaacattACTGTGGTTCACAGAAACGTAAAGTGCCAACATTTTGTTCTGGCGATTGGGTTGCTTTAACTGGTAGTATTAATCGgtcataattaaataaataataataaaataattaagaacATCCCTAATGGTTTACAGCTAATTGTACTCAGTTTCTAAAGGCAGTATGCAGTAAAtggtgtatgtgtttttatgtacaccacccccccacccccaatcATGACCAAAACAGCTCCCTAAAACAGTCTTTATTAAAACCAATCAGTATAACCTTCATTACAtcaggatttattgcagggctgtgGTGATAGGCTGCTTTAGTTTTAACTAGTTGAACCTGATTGACAGGAACCTGAATGGATGTCTCTACACAAAGAGGAATCTGACAAGCTTAACAGAATCATCACAGACTGACATTATTATTAGGTTGATATTTTGTCATATACTACAATTAAGGCATTGTGATCATTTCCAGTTAGTTAATATAATCTCTTGACAGTATGCTGTCACACAGGTGAGCAGCAAGCTGTCTATAACTGTTACTGTAACATTCAAGAAGCTTCCCATGAATGGCATAACAACAGGCTGTTGTCACAACAGCAATGTTGACTACTGACACTGGCTTTAGATGGAGGTGATAGTTTTGGTGCAAGTTTTACTTTTCTTTGATGTACAACCACAATAAGATAACAGCACGCTTTATGGTAGAGAAATGCACATGTAGGATTTTTATATCAGCCGATGGAAAAACCTGCCTATCACCCCTGTTAGATTTTTGACAGTCAGATTTGTAAAAAGGTACAGATTTCTCCTGTTGGCCAGCTTGCGGACGTTAAAAGCCGCCCAAAGACCTGTCAAGCAGGTCAGACGAGCTTTGATAATAAATTTAACCGCGATATAGTTAATGTTACATCTCTAACATAACGTGAGTGTACCGCCAACTTCATAACTACCACTAAACTGTCATCCAGGACCGTTGTTGCCTGTATGGGGCTAGTTAACGTAGCttaacagcagcagtgtgtcgACGTGACGGCTGAACGCGCCCCcctcacacactaacacacactcatacaatcacacaaacacaaatagttTTCATTCTTCAAATAGGTAAATCTGCCTCGTCGGTTCTTACCGGTAAACGCGGACTGATCTCTGCTGAACACCGGTGACAAAAAAACCGGCAGGGCCGTGGGGGAGCTTCAGCCATTTCTATGCAGGACACCAGTTCGTACGGTACGGACGGAAAGCAGCGAGGGACAAAAAAAGACTGCAACGAAAAAGAAAAGGTGGAAACGGAAACATACGAGCGTCGACGTCATGTTGCCATGGTAGCTAGCAACAATTACTAAGAAGAAGAGTTCCGGTCGAGTATTTTCCTTCAAAATACAAGCGATGGTCTACATCCCATAtacatcatcatcgtcgtcgttatcatcatcatcatcatcatcatcatcatcatcatcatcatcatcatcatcgtcatcatcatccacCCATATATCCTTCGTCTTACATTATACATATAATCACACTACACAGTACATATACTCCCCAGCCTTACCCCTTTTGctccttctttttgtttgtatatttacatttagtGAATGATATTtagtgaaacctttattttgtttatgaaaacagaaaaaagggtgATTTCTCCATACAGACCACATTAGTCCAGGttcagatcaaaaaccactatacttagactcATCAAATCTGGACTGGATTAACAAGGAGACTCCAGAAACATCGCTGTCTCCGTTCCtcccctctgctctgctgtctgtggACATGGATGTGTAAAAGCGACAGGGCTGTGTCTCTAGAGCTGAGCTTTGGATGAGTGGTCAGCGCAGTCGTTCGTGGTCTGGGTAACCGGGGTTTAGAACCCGGTGTGGGAACCCTCCCTTGCTAGATCATATTTCACCGGGATTACTAATAGTGAAGTTTTTCATCCTTTACAATGCGCAAATAATAGCCTAATGTCATTTTGGAACCTAACCAAGAAACCACATCCAGATTTCTCAGTTGAAAGCCAGTAGTGCAAATCCTGGTGAAATGTGGTCTAACGTTTAATCAACGTCTTCACAGAGTCGGTGAAAAAACGTTCACTTTTGAACCTGTTTTGAATGTCTTTTTGCTGGTCACCATAACTGTTTTTTAAACGTCTTCTCAATGGGAAAATGCTCACTGGGAGTGTTGAAAAACAACTGTCCCGTGGTTGAACTTAAAACATCTGGCCAATGGTTGAACCTCCCGTCACACAGTCCGCGATAGAGACGatgcttttattctgaagcTATGCCCGGAAATGTTGATCTTGTTTGTTCGCGCTAACATAGCTCAGCGAAGTAGCAGCGCAAGTGGTGAGACGTATTATTGTAGTCCGCAAACGTTGTTTTCGAAAAAGCTTTTTGCTCCTGCTACGACCATGGAGTCTAGCGATGCAGGTAAATATTTAGTGTGCATTTACATGAGATTTGGACATTAAATATGTAGCAGCTGGCTCCAGCGAACACTTAGCGCTAGCCCGGTTAGCCGTTAACGTAAGCGAACAAATGTAACGTTAGCACAGCAGCTATCTGGTTAGCTTAATGTTACTTGTTGAAGAACACCATTTACGTTATTATATTTGCTTTATATCCAACAAATGCAGACCTTTCTTCAGATATGCAACATGTAACATCCTCTTTTAATGTCACAAGTGTCTTGTTTTCCAGATCAAAATCTAACAGCTgttgaaagttgtttttgttgctcaGTCAGAGAATCtattagctaacgttagtgtTTGCAAGTCTATAGTTAATGGCAACCAGCGTCACATTGCAAAGTTATAATATTACATATAGCATATATTTATCTACCTTTAAGAATGAAAATCATTGAATGTATGCGAGattttaaatcagaaaatgtCACTGTTATCTTTGCTTCCTGAACAGCCATCTCTACGGCTGTATAATATATAGCCtatgtataaaataatatacatgTTTATTGCTGTCATACATTGCATTAACCCTAAAATCTTCTTCAGGACGAGGAGGATGGAAGTCCAAGAACATGCAGCCACAGAAAAATAAGATGAACATGAATATTCTCCGCCAAGAGAAGCTGATAGcccagaagaagaaggaaattGAAGCCAAAATGGCAGAGCAAGCAAAAAAGAGCGTGCAAATCACAACTAACAAGCCTCTGCCTCCAAGGTAACCACAGACACATGTACCTGACAATatgacacagacacattaaacaAATGGCAACCAATTTATATTTCAATTACAGTAATATCATATTCTGTCAGCCGGTATTGTTACACATAAATGCATagccaaaaaaatgaatatgacATACATCTCATCTGTTCTGATCCCATTAGTTCCCCCACTCTCCAAGGACCCTCCTCAAACAAGTTTGCAAATGATGGGAGCTTCTTACAGCAGTTTATGAAGATGCAGAAGGAGAAATCCAGCAGTGGTTAGTACCTTCATCTGCACAGTTTTTACCAAAGGATTACAGTCATTCTCATGTCCTTGTCAAAAGAGGACATTGATATTTTGCACAGCAACTAGAGCACAAGACAAATATATACCTTGAAGGGTTGAGAACCAGTCACAGTTGCTGCAAAGGTTATTGAACATATTGCATTTACAGGTAGCACACGGATTTTGTGGTGTGTGTTGAATACCAGCTGTGTCAATGTAAGAGATATTCTAAGcatgctttttatttttcctgaacTTTGTTATGGTTAAGTTGTTGAAGTTTCATGGAGAGTCCCAGTAAGTTATGTTGAAGACATAGACAGCATCAAAATCAAACTTAATAATGCATCAACAGAGACAGAGTTGTAGAAATTAATCTCTGCAGTGAAAAAATAGATGTAATCTTATAGTTTTGGCGAGTGTAGAAGACAGTTTCAAAGGCTTCAGGCTACAATATGTCCTTGACAGTGTTGCAGGAGGGCATCCTGACCCAAGAAAGCTGATTAAAAGTATGACAAAcattatttcactttgtttttctcagtgtgCTCcattttgtttggttgtttatGACTCAGCAAGTATCTCTTTTTGTTTATAATAGGATATTGCAACATAATATTTCAGAGATAGTTATCTGCCAAATGTTCTGGTTGAAGATTAACTCTCACCCTCTCAAGCAGCAATAATAACTGCATTTAGCCAAATGCTGATActatactttttaaatgtttcctaACTCATACTCTCTTTAGGTTCCACCAGTGACGCCAAAACTCCCTCCACCTCAACGACATCACCAGTAGGAAACTCATTGCAAAAAAAGAGCATCCTTGTCGGCAAGCGGCCTGGCCTCGGAGTGAGCAGCATGCTTAGTCAGTTCAAGAGCTACTCACAGTCCAAGAAGAGTCCAGTTCTCAGCCAGAGGCCGAGCGTGTTTTGTTCTCCAGATGAAGAcgatgaggaagaagaggctGATTACTCCAGATTCTTAGAGATGAAAGGTAAATCAAGgcctttgtttttcactttatcTCTGGAGAACTCGATGGCTTGGACATTTCAGTGCATCTTCTGCGTGCTTCAATGGCACAGTTGCCTTGTGACTGGCATTTTGTCATAGGTTCCCATAGAGTAAATGTACTCATAGCCTGCTTAAAGTTTCTCCCCCAGAGGATTCAGACACCAGACTCATTATCGACAAGATGGCCTCTTTTGTGGCGGAGGGGGGATCGGAGCTGGAGAGGAAGGCCAAGGAGGACTACAAGGACAATCCTGTTTTCTCGTAAGTCTGAAGGGCATTGAAGCTCCTGCAGGTTTATGTAACccataaaatattttcaaactCATCTGCTTTCAACTGTCCTTGCCTTTTAGGTTTTTATATGATAAGAGCAGCATGGATTATCTCTACTACAAAAAGAGAGTTGCAGAACTGAGAAAGGATTTGCTCAAACCTGAGAACACCTCAGATAATGGTAAGATTACTTTTTCTCACAGTTTTGTCTCTTGTTTTCTCACCATTCCTCTCAGGAATACTAAACTGTAATTGCACAGGAGGTGGACAGTTACAGGCATCACTAGTCACAGCATGAGTTCACAAGGACACCCACAGACATTATGATGAATTATGGTAGCTTTAAATTACCTCATTGCTAAAATAGTTTTCCTCAAACCCCTCCCCTCACAAAGACATTACTGTAATAAAGTTCACCAACAACTGCCAGTTAAGGTGACCTGTTTCACtatgaaatgtctcaataacAGAGTGCAGTGTGACATTTTTAGTGTTTCACTACACAACAACAACCGCAGCAGGAGGAAGGGACTGATTCAGCTTTCCCTGGTAACTGGGGACTTTCATTTGGTTGTGTCTGTGATGGTAGAGTCCCTAATTGTCTTTTGCAATAAAAGTCCCATTTGATTCTTCATGAGGGTGTCAGACTTAAGTGAAACAGTATTACTGACAGATGTATTCAGTTGCATCTTAAAAGGGGAAACGTATCTGCATACAGGCTTTTAGACCATCATACAAAAATAGTTACTGGTCACAGTACTAATCTAACTCGCAACCATACTGCctttcattttcagctgttcatatacagtacaggTAATAGCTTGTTAAGCTTCTCTTATTCTCATGTGTTTACAAACcaggtttgtttttggttttaaggTGCTAATGGAGTACTGTAGTTTTGCCAGCAACTTGTGACATACAATAATTTGTCTATATTGCTCACCCTTAAATTGTGTCTTGTTGTTTGAGAagcatataaatatttaaaagatgcAGTAAAACGTCCTCTCTTTAATTGCACATGTACACCATGACAGTATACAAACAGATAAAAGCTGCAAAGGGCTTTATATGTTCTTAATTTGTTACATTAAAAGACTCACGTCCATTCAGTTCCCCATTCACCACCCCTGTCCCCcttgctcctcctcctccttccttcctcttcttaTCCCCTATTGGCTCTAGACTGGTGGTGTGTGAGGGCCAGTTGAGTACGGTACAGTAGTAGAGTGTGAATTGAGCCCCAGTACTGATAGGCTGCTTAAAGTCTCCCCCCCAGTGGACGCGGAAACCCAGCAGGTGGCTGAGAAGCTGGCCAGGTTTGTGGCGGAGGGCGGCCCCGAGGTGGAAACCATCGCTGCGGAGCGCAACCGGGACAACCCTGCATTCAGGTCAGTCATATTAATATCTTTCCTACTTTCCACACTTTGTGTAACTTGCATTTTCTTTAAAGCCTGGTTTCACTTGGGTAAATTTCACACAAACCATCTTCTGCACCCTTTCAGTTTTTTATACGACCATCAAAGTCCAGCCTTCCACTTCTACAAAGAGAAATTACAGGAGTATCGTGCTACAGCCTCCCAGACCTCTTCATCTCCAGCAGCAGAGTCAAGGATAGACCTGCAGCTCCCAGCTGCTCCTCCATTACTAGGGATCCCTCCATCACTGAATCCTGTATTTCAGCCCCACAATCAGGAGGCAGAAACCCCGCCTGTCAAACGGAAGAGAAAGAGCAGATGGGGGGCTGAAGATGACAAAGTCGAGTTGCCTATGCCTCCCATTATTGTCCCGCAGGAGATTAGTGTTCCAGACCCGaacacaccctctctctctggtATTAAGACTTTTGTTTTAGATACTGTGCATACACATCATGGTCTTTTGTCCCTTGATGCATTTTTGGAGGTGACaccattataaaacattttccaacacatacatgcagataCTACTATGCATTTTTGTTAAATCCTCAAGGATCTGACAAATAATtgatacaggaaaaaaaactgtaactcTCTCAGggtattattatattattattaagacAGTGGATCTACTCTCATTATATTTGTTGATACAAAGGCACCAAATGTTGCTTAATTAACCATTGTTTTTGGATTTACATCCTAATGTACTATCTCTGCCTTACTGTCATCAGATCCAAAGGATGATTTATGAATCTAAAAGGCTGTTATGTGATGTCTGTTTCAGCTCAGGAGCTGAGAGGTCTTGGTTATAAGAAGGGGAAGCCTCTCGGTCTGGTAGGAGTGACAGAACTATCTGAGGACCAGAAGAGACAGCTCAAAGAACAACAAGAGGTacaaaaatactgaatgaatgTATTCATTAAGGGAAAAGGAGACTGTTGGATTTTTTACTATACCTTACTCCAcccataaaaatattaaactcCACTccctgtgtgttgtttttaaatgtattgtgcCTTATAGAGGAGTAACAGGATTACTAGTCCCTGTGACCTGTTATCAACATGTAGGTATGTGGTGTTTTCTCACACACTCTGTAGATGCAAGAGATGTACGACATGATCATGAAGCACAAGCGTGCAATGGCAGATATGCAGGTGATGTGGGAGAAGGCCATGAGAGACCACCAACATGAATACGACAGCGATGAAGAAGTGGATCAGCAGGCGGGCACCTGGGAGCATCAACTCCGAAAGATGGAAATGGAGAAGACGCGTGGTAAGGCTGACCGTCAATATCGGTCTTTCTTCTGCAACATGATCAGCTGTCGATGTTTTATGGATGTGAATGTTGAAGCCTTGCTGTAAAaagagtttttgttttccagAGTGGGCAGAATCTCTGACAGAAATGGGTAAAGGGAAACACTTCATTGGTGACTTCCTGCCTCCTGAGGAACTGGA includes:
- the sugp1 gene encoding SURP and G-patch domain-containing protein 1, translating into MLILFVRANIAQRSSSASGETYYCSPQTLFSKKLFAPATTMESSDAGRGGWKSKNMQPQKNKMNMNILRQEKLIAQKKKEIEAKMAEQAKKSVQITTNKPLPPSSPTLQGPSSNKFANDGSFLQQFMKMQKEKSSSGSTSDAKTPSTSTTSPVGNSLQKKSILVGKRPGLGVSSMLSQFKSYSQSKKSPVLSQRPSVFCSPDEDDEEEEADYSRFLEMKVSPPEDSDTRLIIDKMASFVAEGGSELERKAKEDYKDNPVFSFLYDKSSMDYLYYKKRVAELRKDLLKPENTSDNVSPPVDAETQQVAEKLARFVAEGGPEVETIAAERNRDNPAFSFLYDHQSPAFHFYKEKLQEYRATASQTSSSPAAESRIDLQLPAAPPLLGIPPSLNPVFQPHNQEAETPPVKRKRKSRWGAEDDKVELPMPPIIVPQEISVPDPNTPSLSAQELRGLGYKKGKPLGLVGVTELSEDQKRQLKEQQEMQEMYDMIMKHKRAMADMQVMWEKAMRDHQHEYDSDEEVDQQAGTWEHQLRKMEMEKTREWAESLTEMGKGKHFIGDFLPPEELEKFMETFKALKEGRDPDYSEYKEFKLTVENLGFRMLMKMGWKEGEGLGSDGQGIKAPVNKGTTAMNGAGFGVDRPAELTKSDDEYDAFRKRMMLAYRFRPNPLNNPRRPYY